From the Nonlabens marinus S1-08 genome, one window contains:
- a CDS encoding thioredoxin family protein yields MQTLEQDNLQEIVAGNKKVVVQYMASWCGNCRVMKPKFKKLASENEDMIFILADAEKYPESRKLATVDNLPTFATFKDGAFVNQVQTNKFENLKDLVHEVTSN; encoded by the coding sequence ATGCAAACTTTAGAACAAGACAACCTGCAGGAAATCGTAGCAGGAAATAAAAAAGTAGTGGTTCAATACATGGCGAGCTGGTGTGGAAACTGTCGCGTGATGAAGCCTAAGTTCAAGAAACTAGCTTCAGAAAACGAGGATATGATCTTTATTCTAGCAGATGCTGAAAAGTATCCAGAATCAAGAAAACTAGCAACGGTAGACAACCTGCCTACGTTTGCGACCTTCAAGGATGGAGCGTTTGTGAACCAAGTACAAACTAACAAATTTGAAAATCTAAAAGACCTCGTACATGAAGTTACCAGTAATTAG
- a CDS encoding stage II sporulation protein M, protein MREAAFVKQNKAKWMAFEKALDANSNMNADRLAGLYIQLTNDLSFAQTYYQDSKTLLYLNSLASQAHQKIYVNKKEKGNKLFRFFKTEFPLFFADYQKTFLYAFLIFMVAVGIGTISSLNDDSFVRLILGDSYVNMTLENIRDGNPTGVYQEDGALGMFLAITINNIRVGMICFAFGLLTSIGTSYILFSNGIMVGAFFSMFAMENVALESWSVIMLHGTIELSVIVICGAAGMVMGNAILFPGTYSRRVSFVKGAKAGIKIVLSTVPLFIIAGAIEGFVTRYAFMPAILKYTILVISASIIIGYYVIYPQYLKRQHEQLRRA, encoded by the coding sequence ATGCGCGAGGCGGCTTTTGTCAAACAAAATAAAGCAAAATGGATGGCATTTGAAAAGGCACTAGACGCTAATTCAAATATGAATGCAGATAGGCTCGCTGGTTTGTACATTCAACTGACAAACGATCTGTCCTTTGCGCAAACTTATTATCAGGACAGTAAAACGTTATTATACCTCAACTCCCTTGCCAGTCAGGCACACCAGAAGATTTACGTTAATAAAAAAGAAAAAGGAAATAAACTGTTCCGATTCTTTAAAACTGAATTTCCACTCTTTTTTGCCGACTATCAGAAAACCTTCCTCTACGCATTCCTCATTTTCATGGTAGCGGTTGGAATTGGAACCATCAGTAGCTTAAACGATGATTCCTTTGTGCGGTTAATTCTAGGAGATTCTTATGTAAATATGACCCTTGAAAATATTAGAGATGGAAACCCGACTGGAGTGTATCAGGAAGATGGAGCGCTGGGAATGTTTCTGGCTATTACCATCAATAATATACGAGTAGGGATGATCTGTTTTGCCTTTGGACTATTGACTTCTATAGGTACGAGTTATATCTTGTTTTCAAACGGTATTATGGTAGGAGCTTTTTTCTCCATGTTTGCGATGGAGAATGTAGCGCTGGAATCCTGGAGTGTCATTATGCTGCACGGGACCATTGAATTAAGTGTAATAGTTATTTGTGGTGCGGCAGGAATGGTGATGGGTAATGCCATTCTATTTCCTGGTACTTATTCAAGGCGGGTTTCTTTTGTAAAAGGAGCTAAAGCAGGAATCAAAATCGTCCTGAGCACCGTACCTTTATTCATCATTGCTGGTGCAATAGAAGGGTTTGTAACTAGATACGCTTTTATGCCAGCTATCCTCAAATACACCATACTGGTCATAAGCGCTAGCATCATTATAGGATATTACGTCATCTATCCTCAATACCTTAAAAGACAGCATGAGCAATTACGTAGAGCCTAG
- a CDS encoding RDD family protein: MSNTLINTAQNVNIHYKVASLGYRIVGFLIDALILFIYLIIIGYITDGLGQLLDRFTTFGLSQLLFLPVAFYSLFFNILFNGHTPGKFIVQTKVVKIDGSPATWSDYLVSWILRLVDIWLFLPGPGTLSIIFSDKNQRLGDMASDTIVIDTRKKTKISHTILEDVKEDYEPTFLTVHMLSDKDINEIKEIYRLAGESRDYETLRLLRQKVEGLLQLNSDLRDGIFIRTVLKDYSYLTQGN, from the coding sequence ATGTCAAACACCTTAATCAATACGGCGCAGAATGTCAATATCCACTATAAAGTGGCGAGTCTAGGCTACCGCATTGTAGGATTTTTAATTGATGCTCTTATCTTATTTATCTATCTGATTATCATAGGTTATATCACAGATGGATTGGGCCAATTGCTGGATCGATTTACCACTTTTGGGTTGAGCCAGCTCTTATTCCTACCCGTGGCTTTTTACTCCCTGTTCTTCAATATTTTATTTAATGGCCATACCCCAGGAAAGTTTATAGTACAAACTAAAGTGGTCAAAATCGATGGTTCTCCAGCAACCTGGAGCGACTATTTAGTGAGTTGGATATTGCGATTGGTAGATATCTGGTTGTTCTTACCAGGACCTGGAACATTATCCATTATTTTTAGTGATAAAAACCAGCGATTGGGCGACATGGCGTCTGATACTATTGTGATCGACACCCGTAAAAAAACAAAAATTAGTCACACCATTCTTGAAGATGTGAAGGAGGATTATGAACCCACATTTTTGACCGTTCATATGCTGTCAGATAAAGACATCAATGAGATTAAGGAGATTTACCGCCTGGCTGGTGAAAGCCGTGATTATGAAACCTTGCGTCTATTGCGCCAAAAGGTAGAAGGTTTATTGCAGCTCAACAGCGATTTACGCGACGGTATTTTTATACGTACCGTACTCAAGGATTATTCCTACTTAACACAAGGCAACTAG
- a CDS encoding DUF6952 family protein: protein MKLPVIRHLQKGANKEQLESTLEVLEHFVEHRSVTDEEMDVVGELITNICGAIEVHNNVEQGMSGIEAANAFAQKVMGSIDQ, encoded by the coding sequence ATGAAGTTACCAGTAATTAGACACCTACAGAAAGGAGCTAACAAAGAGCAACTAGAAAGTACTCTTGAGGTGTTAGAGCATTTTGTGGAACACAGATCTGTAACTGATGAAGAAATGGATGTGGTAGGCGAATTGATCACTAACATTTGTGGTGCAATAGAAGTTCATAATAATGTAGAACAAGGTATGAGTGGTATTGAAGCTGCCAATGCTTTTGCACAAAAAGTAATGGGGTCTATTGATCAATAA
- a CDS encoding DUF4350 domain-containing protein yields the protein MDKRSKIILYALGAILVSLFVVESNRPQPINWSPSYTSGDKVPLGAYVLFDNLPELFKESTVSSVNEVPVDFLRAHQKETDASYIFLNDYLVFDQTETDYLMEFVARGNKVFIAVSNAVGPLADTLKLEVSSNSYYAGGSEDTIRTRLVNPSFDDRSYVYHREGTYRYFEAYDTLRTKVLGEVLAFNPDSGYLESLFENEDEQIEEAAEISDDIEDEEDFETIKLRELKTRKTPQVNFVEIKVGDGAFYYNLNPIAYSNYYLLNGKEAFAAESLSYLNSGPVFFDDYGKSGRKVVSSSIRFILSQSSLRWAYYIAIAGVLLYMLFVSKREQRIVPVVNPLENATVEFTRTIGNLYYQSGDFTSIVEKKITFFLERIRSSLYLNTDKLDGIFIKRLSAKSGKSLDQTRDIIEYINTLRAKPLHNEYELKQLNKRIEAFFKEKK from the coding sequence GTGGATAAAAGATCAAAAATCATACTCTACGCTTTAGGCGCCATTTTGGTAAGTCTGTTTGTTGTTGAGAGCAATAGGCCACAGCCCATCAACTGGAGCCCCAGCTACACTAGTGGAGACAAGGTGCCTTTAGGTGCTTATGTGTTGTTTGATAACCTTCCAGAACTATTTAAGGAATCTACCGTTTCCAGTGTCAATGAAGTTCCTGTGGACTTCCTAAGAGCGCATCAAAAGGAAACAGACGCCAGTTATATTTTTTTGAATGATTACCTGGTTTTTGATCAAACCGAGACGGATTATTTAATGGAATTCGTGGCACGTGGAAACAAAGTTTTTATAGCCGTGAGCAATGCGGTAGGGCCACTAGCAGACACCTTAAAATTAGAGGTGAGTTCTAATAGTTACTACGCTGGCGGTTCTGAAGATACCATCCGTACCCGATTGGTAAACCCATCTTTTGACGATCGCAGTTATGTGTACCATAGGGAAGGAACTTATCGATATTTTGAGGCGTATGATACTTTGCGAACTAAGGTGCTGGGCGAGGTGCTGGCCTTCAATCCTGACTCTGGATATTTAGAATCTCTATTTGAAAACGAGGACGAGCAAATAGAAGAAGCTGCCGAAATAAGTGATGATATCGAAGATGAAGAAGATTTTGAAACGATCAAATTGAGGGAGCTGAAAACTCGCAAAACTCCGCAAGTTAATTTTGTAGAAATCAAGGTAGGCGATGGGGCTTTCTATTACAATCTCAATCCCATTGCTTACAGTAATTATTATTTATTAAATGGTAAGGAAGCCTTTGCGGCAGAATCACTTTCTTATTTAAATAGCGGTCCTGTTTTCTTTGATGATTATGGAAAGTCGGGTAGGAAGGTGGTAAGCTCTTCCATTCGGTTTATATTATCTCAATCATCTTTGAGATGGGCGTATTATATTGCAATAGCTGGGGTCTTGTTGTACATGCTTTTTGTAAGCAAACGCGAGCAACGCATTGTACCTGTGGTAAACCCGTTAGAAAATGCCACTGTAGAATTTACGAGAACCATTGGGAATCTGTACTATCAAAGTGGCGATTTTACCAGTATTGTAGAAAAGAAAATCACTTTTTTTCTAGAACGCATCCGCAGTTCTTTATACCTGAACACGGATAAACTAGATGGAATTTTTATCAAAAGACTGTCGGCTAAGTCAGGAAAATCTCTTGATCAGACCAGAGACATTATAGAATACATTAATACATTGAGGGCTAAACCCCTACACAACGAATACGAATTAAAGCAACTCAATAAGCGCATTGAAGCTTTTTTTAAAGAAAAAAAATAG
- a CDS encoding AAA family ATPase codes for MEEDVTPDSTNNLASTPDESSDLKFSNRVDLSDLSEAVEKVKNELRKVIVGQEEMMDLLIVSILANGHSLIEGVPGVAKTVTAKLLAKTMQVGFSRIQFTPDLMPSDILGTSVFSMKNNEFEFKNGPIFSNIILIDEINRAPAKTQAALFEAMAERQVTIDGKEYTMERPFLVFATQNPIEQEGTYRLPEAQLDRFLFKINVSYPNLEEEIKILEGNHHRKNAVPESLIEGIMTAEQIVRHQETVRGIVVEDNLIKYIAEIVLNTRDNANLYLGASPRASIAIMNGSKAYAAIMGRDFVTPDDVKYIAKAVMRHRIILTPEREMEGFTADRAVNQILETIEIPR; via the coding sequence ATGGAAGAGGATGTCACCCCAGACTCCACTAATAACCTGGCTTCAACACCAGATGAGTCTAGTGATCTGAAATTTAGCAATAGAGTAGATCTATCTGATCTGTCAGAAGCTGTAGAAAAGGTAAAGAACGAGCTGCGCAAAGTCATTGTAGGTCAAGAAGAGATGATGGACCTTTTGATTGTTTCTATTCTTGCAAATGGTCACTCGTTGATTGAAGGAGTTCCTGGGGTAGCCAAGACGGTGACTGCTAAATTACTTGCTAAAACCATGCAGGTCGGTTTTTCTAGAATTCAGTTTACTCCAGACTTGATGCCAAGCGACATTCTAGGAACCTCTGTATTTTCTATGAAGAACAATGAATTTGAGTTCAAAAATGGACCGATTTTTTCAAATATCATTTTGATTGATGAGATCAATAGAGCTCCAGCAAAAACACAAGCGGCTCTTTTTGAAGCGATGGCAGAGCGTCAGGTGACTATTGATGGTAAAGAATATACGATGGAACGACCGTTCTTAGTATTTGCTACTCAAAATCCAATAGAGCAAGAAGGAACCTACCGACTGCCAGAGGCACAACTAGATCGTTTTCTATTTAAAATCAATGTGTCGTACCCTAACCTTGAAGAGGAAATTAAAATATTAGAAGGTAATCACCACCGTAAAAATGCAGTTCCAGAATCCTTGATTGAAGGCATTATGACGGCAGAGCAAATTGTGAGGCATCAGGAAACAGTTCGCGGCATTGTGGTAGAAGATAATTTGATCAAATACATTGCAGAGATTGTTTTGAATACGCGAGACAATGCTAACCTTTATTTAGGAGCGTCGCCTAGGGCATCTATTGCGATCATGAACGGCTCTAAAGCCTATGCAGCCATAATGGGTAGAGACTTTGTCACTCCAGATGATGTGAAGTACATAGCAAAGGCTGTTATGAGACACCGCATTATACTGACCCCAGAACGCGAGATGGAAGGCTTTACAGCAGATCGTGCGGTAAACCAAATATTAGAGACCATCGAGATCCCTAGATAG
- a CDS encoding DUF58 domain-containing protein, with protein sequence MKKIFKATFLTKRFFQVLIAIVLLFILAFFFERLEDYLVLGFFILIGLLVVDLFLLYLPKSGVMGSRVLPDKFSNGDENPVEIRLRNNYSFKASYRIIDELPVQFQKRDFKIETTPEKGKAHTLTYTARPVERGEFHFGSLNVFVKSGIGLVWRKYIFDHNAMVPNYPSFLQMRKYELMAFTNKLKDYGMKKIRRIGHTMEFEQIKDYTLGDDVRNINWKATAKRNQLMINQFQDEKSQPVYSVIDKGRVMKMPFEGLKLVDYAINATLVISNIALKKGDKAGMFSFSSKVDNQVMAQKRSSQMNLILETLYNLETDFRESDFSRLYIDIKRKITQRSLLLLYTNFETLDALHRQLPYLQAIAKNHLLVVVFFENTELSQMLEEPVENTQDIFTKTIAEKFAYEKKLIVNELNKFGIQTILTKPQELTVNTINKYLEIKARGLL encoded by the coding sequence GTGAAGAAAATTTTTAAAGCTACATTCCTTACGAAAAGGTTCTTTCAAGTATTGATTGCCATCGTACTCTTATTCATTCTAGCCTTCTTTTTTGAACGCTTAGAAGACTATTTAGTGCTTGGTTTCTTCATTTTGATAGGACTGCTTGTGGTGGATTTGTTCCTATTGTATTTGCCTAAATCTGGAGTCATGGGCAGTCGAGTGTTGCCTGATAAATTTTCTAATGGGGATGAAAACCCTGTTGAGATTCGCTTAAGAAACAATTACTCGTTTAAGGCATCTTATCGCATCATTGATGAGCTACCCGTGCAGTTTCAGAAAAGAGATTTTAAAATTGAGACTACACCAGAAAAGGGTAAAGCCCATACATTAACGTACACCGCTCGACCTGTGGAACGTGGTGAGTTTCATTTTGGTTCTTTGAATGTTTTTGTTAAATCTGGAATAGGTTTGGTGTGGCGTAAGTATATTTTTGACCATAATGCAATGGTGCCTAATTATCCCTCTTTTCTTCAAATGAGGAAATATGAACTGATGGCTTTTACGAATAAGCTCAAGGATTATGGGATGAAGAAAATCCGTAGGATAGGCCATACCATGGAATTTGAGCAAATTAAAGATTATACACTTGGTGATGATGTGCGGAATATCAACTGGAAAGCTACTGCCAAGCGTAATCAGTTAATGATCAACCAATTTCAGGATGAGAAGTCACAGCCGGTGTATTCTGTAATTGATAAAGGGCGAGTGATGAAAATGCCTTTTGAAGGGTTGAAACTGGTGGATTATGCCATAAACGCAACTCTAGTCATTTCAAATATTGCCTTGAAAAAAGGAGATAAAGCGGGTATGTTCAGTTTTTCGAGTAAAGTGGATAATCAAGTGATGGCGCAAAAACGGTCGTCACAAATGAATCTTATCTTAGAAACGCTATACAATCTGGAAACCGACTTTCGCGAAAGCGATTTCTCTAGACTTTATATAGACATCAAGCGCAAAATAACACAACGCAGTCTTTTATTGCTGTACACTAATTTTGAAACACTGGACGCATTGCACAGGCAATTGCCCTATTTACAAGCTATTGCTAAAAATCATTTATTAGTTGTGGTATTTTTTGAAAATACCGAGTTGTCCCAGATGCTAGAGGAACCTGTTGAGAATACACAGGATATTTTCACTAAAACTATTGCTGAAAAGTTCGCTTATGAAAAAAAGCTCATCGTTAATGAGCTTAATAAATTTGGAATACAAACGATTTTGACTAAGCCTCAAGAGCTTACGGTCAATACGATTAATAAGTATTTAGAGATAAAAGCTAGAGGGTTGCTCTAG
- a CDS encoding trimeric intracellular cation channel family protein — protein sequence MNVIDFIDLLGTVAFAVSGALAAFSKRLDPFGVIIMAFVTAAGGGTLRDILIGVQPVSWMLNMNLVYTILICVVVTFIFRKWLLKLRKTLFLFDTIGIGLYTVVGLEMGLQAGLHPVICITLGCVTACFGGVIRDILVNEIPVIFRKNIYATACLAGGVVYFLMIKIGVLENFRFFIAGFTVILIRFFAVMFSWQLPSFYDTGEEDPTRF from the coding sequence ATGAATGTAATTGATTTTATTGACCTGCTGGGTACCGTTGCCTTTGCAGTATCAGGAGCTTTGGCTGCTTTTTCTAAACGCTTGGATCCATTCGGTGTGATTATCATGGCATTTGTAACTGCTGCGGGCGGTGGTACCTTGCGTGATATTTTAATCGGCGTACAGCCAGTTTCCTGGATGCTGAATATGAATTTAGTTTACACCATTCTCATATGTGTTGTGGTTACCTTCATTTTTAGAAAGTGGCTTTTAAAATTACGTAAAACCTTGTTTTTATTTGACACTATAGGAATAGGTCTTTATACTGTGGTAGGCCTTGAAATGGGACTTCAAGCCGGATTGCATCCCGTGATTTGCATCACCTTGGGTTGTGTGACCGCTTGTTTTGGAGGTGTGATACGTGATATATTAGTGAACGAGATTCCTGTGATTTTCAGAAAAAATATTTATGCTACCGCTTGTCTTGCCGGTGGCGTTGTCTATTTTTTAATGATCAAAATAGGCGTATTAGAAAACTTCAGGTTTTTCATAGCTGGATTTACCGTGATCCTCATTCGCTTTTTTGCGGTGATGTTCAGCTGGCAATTGCCTAGTTTTTATGACACGGGTGAGGAAGATCCTACTAGATTCTAG
- a CDS encoding peroxiredoxin, translated as MAIVGRKFPDLNVNAMNEMGDTFQINVLEEAKNNNKKVLLFWYPKDFTFVCPTELHAFQEALEEFEKRNTMVIGASCDTAEVHFAWLNTPKDNGGIEGITYPLIADSNRNLSTMLDILDADEEYNDDLEGYLLKGDNVSFRATYLIDEEGTVFHEGVNHMPVGRNVNEFLRMIDAYAHVQKNGEVCPANWEEGKDAMKADRLATAAYLSQN; from the coding sequence ATGGCTATAGTAGGAAGAAAATTTCCAGATCTTAACGTAAACGCAATGAACGAAATGGGCGACACGTTTCAAATCAACGTTCTGGAAGAAGCAAAAAACAACAACAAGAAAGTACTTTTATTCTGGTACCCAAAAGATTTCACTTTTGTATGCCCAACTGAACTTCACGCTTTTCAAGAAGCTCTAGAAGAATTTGAAAAGAGAAACACCATGGTCATAGGTGCTTCTTGTGACACTGCAGAAGTTCACTTTGCCTGGTTAAACACGCCAAAAGATAACGGTGGTATTGAAGGAATCACGTATCCGCTAATTGCTGACTCTAATAGAAACCTATCTACCATGTTAGATATTCTAGATGCAGATGAAGAATACAACGACGACCTTGAAGGGTATTTGTTGAAAGGCGATAACGTAAGCTTCCGTGCGACTTACTTGATCGATGAGGAAGGAACTGTATTCCATGAAGGTGTAAATCACATGCCCGTAGGACGTAATGTGAATGAATTCTTGAGAATGATTGATGCGTATGCACACGTTCAAAAGAATGGTGAGGTATGTCCAGCAAACTGGGAAGAAGGAAAAGACGCTATGAAAGCAGATCGCCTAGCAACTGCAGCGTACTTGTCTCAAAACTAA
- a CDS encoding DUF4197 domain-containing protein: protein MKRIIILAFAVSVLSSCAELQSIASQLPQTGALSQADIGNGLRQALNKGVSQEVIKLSATDGFFRNEAVKILLPQELQEVDNGLRKIGLGSVADEGLKLLNRAAEEATKEALPIFVDAVKDITFNDAKNILLGDQRAATAYLQSKTQQELYNKFSPVIDKNLGEVGATRLWEDAITRYNRIPLLNDVNPDLRDYVTQKALEGVFTMIAKEEVQIRTQVNARTTDLLKRVFALQD, encoded by the coding sequence ATGAAGAGAATTATCATTCTTGCATTTGCAGTTTCAGTATTGAGCTCTTGTGCAGAGCTTCAATCCATAGCCAGTCAACTTCCTCAAACCGGAGCATTATCTCAAGCAGATATAGGAAATGGCTTACGTCAAGCTCTAAATAAAGGTGTTTCCCAAGAAGTTATCAAATTATCTGCAACCGATGGCTTTTTTAGAAATGAAGCGGTAAAGATTTTACTACCCCAAGAATTACAGGAAGTAGATAACGGCTTGCGCAAAATAGGATTAGGCAGCGTCGCTGATGAAGGTTTAAAACTACTCAACCGCGCCGCTGAAGAAGCGACTAAGGAAGCTTTGCCCATTTTTGTAGATGCAGTAAAAGACATCACCTTTAATGATGCGAAAAATATTTTATTAGGTGATCAAAGAGCCGCAACGGCTTATTTGCAGTCCAAAACTCAGCAAGAACTTTACAATAAGTTCTCCCCAGTGATTGATAAAAATCTGGGAGAAGTTGGTGCTACCCGGCTTTGGGAAGATGCAATCACCCGTTACAATAGAATCCCCTTGTTAAATGATGTGAATCCAGACTTGAGAGATTATGTGACTCAAAAGGCTTTAGAAGGAGTTTTTACGATGATTGCTAAAGAAGAGGTGCAAATTAGAACTCAAGTTAATGCAAGAACTACAGATTTGCTAAAAAGGGTATTCGCATTACAAGACTAG
- a CDS encoding PQQ-dependent sugar dehydrogenase, which produces MNKYLYTLLFSLLLISCKSKDPKDSTPQEVKEEMSDNSNQVVTTAIGEITLPAPYATESEVLVSNVIGWQDGNMPTAPEGFKVNAFAKALKHPRWTYVHDNGDVFVIESNTRNSANQITLLRDTDKDGEADYQNVFVSGLNQPFGMLIIGNTFYVANTDGLYQYPYTNGMEQLNGSGTKILDLPAGGYNNHWTRNLITNADQSKIYISVGSGSNVGENGMEYEKRRATILEINPDGSGEIEYATGLRNPVGMDWNPVTGELWTAVNERDKLGNNLVPDYATSVKKGGWYGWPYSYYGDIKDPRWSEDPHQELVDKAIVPDVPLGPHTASLGFTFYTANQFPKLYKNGAFIGQHGSWNRKPLSGYKVVFIPFDAAGKPQPPMDFLTGFTAKGSDKDVYGRPVGVTVHKDGSLLVNDDDSGVLWRVSAI; this is translated from the coding sequence ATGAACAAGTATTTATATACGTTATTATTTTCTTTACTGTTGATTTCCTGTAAGTCAAAAGACCCTAAGGATAGCACTCCGCAGGAAGTCAAGGAAGAAATGAGCGATAATTCCAATCAAGTAGTAACTACCGCTATAGGTGAAATTACTTTACCAGCGCCTTACGCGACTGAATCAGAAGTTTTGGTGAGTAATGTGATAGGTTGGCAAGATGGCAACATGCCTACAGCTCCTGAAGGTTTTAAAGTAAACGCTTTCGCGAAAGCGTTAAAACATCCAAGATGGACTTATGTTCACGATAATGGAGATGTATTTGTCATAGAATCCAACACCAGAAATAGCGCGAACCAAATCACCTTGCTACGCGATACGGATAAGGACGGTGAAGCCGATTATCAAAACGTATTCGTTAGCGGATTAAATCAGCCGTTTGGGATGTTGATTATTGGGAATACCTTTTATGTAGCAAACACGGACGGCTTGTACCAATATCCATATACCAATGGAATGGAACAACTTAACGGCTCAGGAACTAAAATTTTAGATTTGCCTGCAGGTGGTTATAACAATCACTGGACTCGAAACTTGATTACGAATGCTGACCAATCTAAAATCTACATTTCGGTAGGTTCTGGATCCAATGTTGGAGAAAACGGTATGGAATATGAAAAGCGTCGTGCCACCATTCTGGAAATCAACCCTGATGGAAGCGGAGAAATAGAATACGCTACTGGACTAAGAAATCCAGTTGGAATGGACTGGAATCCAGTTACTGGCGAACTTTGGACAGCAGTTAATGAAAGAGATAAATTAGGAAATAACTTAGTTCCTGATTATGCTACCAGCGTTAAAAAAGGCGGCTGGTACGGCTGGCCTTACTCCTATTATGGAGATATTAAAGATCCACGATGGAGTGAAGACCCACATCAAGAATTGGTTGACAAAGCCATCGTTCCAGATGTGCCGCTAGGACCACACACCGCATCTTTAGGTTTTACATTTTATACTGCAAACCAATTTCCAAAGCTTTACAAAAATGGGGCGTTTATAGGCCAACACGGTTCCTGGAACCGCAAACCATTAAGCGGATACAAAGTAGTTTTTATCCCGTTTGACGCTGCAGGAAAACCACAACCGCCGATGGACTTCTTGACCGGCTTTACTGCTAAAGGCTCTGATAAAGATGTATACGGTAGACCTGTAGGAGTTACTGTTCACAAGGACGGAAGTTTGTTAGTGAACGACGATGACAGTGGCGTGCTTTGGAGAGTGAGTGCGATCTAA
- a CDS encoding patatin-like phospholipase family protein, producing the protein MRALVISGGGSKGAFAGGVAQYLIQELHHDYDLYIGTSTGSLLISHLALQKIEKIKDVYTHVNQKSIFNDSPFLIKTDKFNHQQISINHWNVLRRFLKGKKTFGESKNLRKLIGKTLTVAEFEQLKASDKDVLVTVSNLSSHETQYKSIRDFSYEDFCDWIWISCNYIPFMSVAHKNGCDYADGGFGSMVPIKEAIERGATTLDVIVLETEVTQLNNLPAKNPFSLLTNLHGFMMDRIEKQNIAIGKFVASNKNAIINIYYTPTVLTTNSLIFNKQKMLAWWESGFNFAASKNVDVNEIKPQEE; encoded by the coding sequence ATGAGAGCATTAGTTATTTCTGGTGGTGGCAGCAAGGGCGCTTTTGCGGGCGGCGTTGCGCAGTATTTGATTCAGGAACTTCACCACGACTATGACCTGTATATAGGAACATCTACAGGTAGCTTGCTCATTTCTCACTTGGCGCTTCAAAAAATTGAAAAAATCAAAGATGTATATACACACGTCAATCAAAAGTCCATTTTCAACGATTCTCCTTTTTTAATCAAAACAGACAAATTCAACCACCAGCAAATTAGTATTAACCACTGGAATGTGTTGAGGCGTTTTTTGAAAGGAAAAAAAACCTTTGGGGAAAGTAAAAACCTGCGAAAGCTCATTGGTAAAACCCTTACGGTGGCGGAGTTTGAACAACTAAAGGCGTCAGACAAGGACGTGTTGGTAACGGTTTCTAACCTTTCCTCCCATGAGACCCAGTACAAATCCATACGCGATTTCTCCTATGAAGATTTTTGCGATTGGATCTGGATTTCTTGTAACTACATTCCGTTTATGAGTGTGGCACATAAAAATGGGTGCGATTATGCCGACGGTGGTTTTGGGAGTATGGTACCTATTAAAGAGGCTATTGAACGTGGCGCGACCACGCTTGATGTCATCGTTTTAGAGACAGAAGTCACCCAATTGAATAATTTACCTGCTAAAAATCCATTTTCACTGCTAACTAATCTCCATGGATTTATGATGGACCGCATTGAGAAGCAGAACATCGCCATAGGTAAATTTGTAGCTAGTAATAAAAATGCGATCATAAACATTTACTATACACCTACCGTTTTAACCACAAACTCACTGATTTTCAACAAGCAAAAAATGCTAGCCTGGTGGGAAAGCGGCTTCAACTTTGCCGCCAGTAAAAATGTAGATGTGAACGAGATCAAACCTCAAGAAGAATGA